In Elusimicrobiales bacterium, a genomic segment contains:
- the amrB gene encoding AmmeMemoRadiSam system protein B has translation MMRIVMLAAFFVSCSDARSLAQSRPCVACGGFYTADSGQLSAEVAGYLRKDSSGVKTQGPVYGLLVPHAGYHYSGKIAAEAYARLTGDYDVVAVIGTAHYVPVKAAALMKGAFETPLGAVPVDGELADKLAQDKELFEIQPEAHAREHSVEVQLPFLIKKLKKPFKILPIVLNTGDYDTAAKIGAALGRALAGRKALVVVSTDFSHYPPADTARISDLSALAALESMDSRYFFLANAALMSVRPAGLECVACGEAAVIAGMEAVKQMGANRAYVLKYANSGELTGDGKRSVGYAAAVFSAAKTSASLKWDLTGKEKSELVSLAQNAVRSHMAQKPVPAALSADTKFNLPAAVFVTITRNGALRGCMGATEPRGTLLNSVQYFAQAAAFMDGRFEPVTETELPELRYEISILSPPEPVRSFNDIQPKINGVIVERDGHSGLFLPQVWEQLPVKSEFMSELCSQKANLDRDCWKDPKTKLYVFTVYSFK, from the coding sequence ATGATGCGAATTGTCATGCTTGCGGCGTTTTTTGTGTCATGTTCCGACGCGCGCTCTTTGGCGCAGTCGCGTCCCTGCGTGGCCTGCGGGGGGTTCTACACCGCCGATTCCGGACAGCTTTCCGCCGAGGTGGCGGGGTATTTAAGGAAAGACTCGTCCGGGGTGAAGACGCAGGGGCCCGTTTACGGGCTGCTGGTTCCTCATGCCGGGTACCATTATTCCGGCAAAATCGCGGCGGAGGCGTATGCGCGGCTGACGGGGGATTATGACGTGGTGGCGGTAATCGGCACCGCGCATTATGTCCCGGTGAAGGCCGCTGCGCTGATGAAAGGCGCGTTTGAAACCCCGCTGGGCGCCGTCCCCGTGGACGGAGAGCTCGCCGACAAACTGGCGCAGGACAAGGAACTCTTTGAAATTCAGCCGGAGGCGCACGCGCGCGAGCATTCGGTTGAGGTGCAGCTTCCGTTCCTTATAAAGAAGCTGAAAAAGCCGTTCAAAATCCTGCCAATTGTGCTAAACACCGGAGATTACGACACCGCCGCCAAAATCGGCGCGGCGCTTGGCCGCGCGCTTGCGGGCAGAAAAGCGCTTGTGGTGGTTTCCACCGATTTTTCGCATTATCCTCCGGCGGATACCGCCCGCATAAGCGATTTGTCCGCTCTGGCCGCGCTGGAGAGCATGGACAGCCGCTATTTCTTTCTGGCCAATGCCGCGCTGATGTCCGTGCGCCCTGCGGGGCTTGAATGCGTTGCCTGCGGGGAGGCCGCCGTCATCGCGGGGATGGAGGCGGTAAAGCAAATGGGCGCAAACAGGGCCTATGTGCTTAAATACGCCAATTCCGGGGAACTGACCGGCGATGGCAAACGTTCCGTCGGCTACGCCGCGGCGGTGTTTTCCGCCGCTAAAACGTCGGCCTCCTTAAAATGGGATTTGACGGGAAAGGAAAAGTCGGAGCTTGTCTCCCTGGCGCAGAACGCCGTGCGCTCCCATATGGCCCAAAAACCTGTTCCCGCCGCGCTTTCCGCGGACACCAAATTCAACCTGCCGGCGGCGGTGTTTGTAACCATCACCAGAAACGGCGCGCTGCGCGGCTGCATGGGCGCCACCGAGCCGCGCGGCACGCTGCTTAACTCCGTGCAGTATTTCGCGCAGGCGGCGGCTTTCATGGACGGCAGATTCGAGCCGGTAACTGAAACCGAGCTGCCGGAGCTGAGATACGAAATCTCCATACTCTCCCCGCCGGAGCCGGTGCGGTCTTTCAACGACATACAGCCCAAGATAAACGGCGTCATAGTGGAGCGGGACGGACACTCCGGCCTTTTCCTGCCGCAGGTGTGGGAACAGCTTCCGGTCAAAAGCGAGTTTATGTCCGAGCTTTGCTCCCAGAAGGCAAATCTGGACCGGGACTGCTGGAAAGACCCGAAAACAAAGCTGTATGTGTTTACCGTGTATTCGTTCAAATGA